The following DNA comes from Phytohabitans rumicis.
TCGACCCGGACTTCGTCAGCGGCGGCGTCAACCTGGGCCCGGTGCGCCGGCCGTTGCCCGTCGGCAAGGCGCTCGACGACGTGCTGCTGGCGTACGAGATGAACGGCGAGCCGCTCCCGCCCGACCACGGGTTTCCGGTGCGGCTGGTGGTGCCGTCCTGGATCGGCATCGCGTCCATCAAGTGGGTCGGGCGGATCGAGGTGTCGGACACGCCGCTCTTCTCGCCGTGGAACACGCAGTTCTACCGGCTCTTCGGGGCGACCTACCCGCCGGAGGGCGAGCTGGTCGGCCGGCAGACGGTCAAGAGCGCCTTCGAGCTGGCTTGGGGCGCGCAGCTCAGCGCCGGGCACAAGCACGTGCTGACCGGCCGGTCGTGGTCCGGCAACGGCCGGGTGCGCGCGGTCGAGGTGAGCACCGACGGCGGCGCCACCTGGCGGCCGGCCCGCCCGACCGGGCTCGGGCTGGCCCGGGCGTGGCAGCGCTGGGAGTTCGCGTGGCGGCCGCCGGCGCCCGGGGCGTACACGCTGCGGGCGCGCGCGAGCGACGTCACCGGCGCCACCCAGCCGGACGTGGTGCCGCACAACTCTTTCGGATACCTCTTCGGTGGCGTCGTTCGGCATCCGGTGACAGTCGTCTGACGTACAGTGCCTGCATGGCTCAGGCGTACCGCCGTTGGGCGTGGGTGCTCGTCCTCGTCGTCGGCGTGGTGCTCTACGTGCTCGTGCTCCGCACCATGGTGGACACCAAGAACCCCAACTTCGTGCCGGCCACGATCCTGCTGGGCGCGACGGTGATGCCGGCGACGTTCCTGACGTTCGCGCAGGGCCGGTCCGGCCGCTGGCAGGTCCCGGCCTCCATCATCGCCGTCGCGGCGCTCTTCGGCGGCGTCATCGGCGTCGTCGTGGCCGGGCAGTTGGAGTACGACGCGCTGCGCGACCTCGGCGCCCTGCCGATGGTCGGCGTCGCCGTCATCGAGGAGTGCGCGAAGCTGCTGGTGCCCATCGCGATCCTCGCGGTGCTCTGGCGCCGCCGCCGCGATCCGAGCGACGGCCTCGTCATCGGGGTGGCCAGCGGCATGGGCTTCGCCGCGCTGGAGACGATGGGCTACGCGTTCACCGCCCTGCTCGCCTCGAACGGCAACATCGGCGCGGTGGAGGAGACCCTCTTCGTGCGCGGCCTGCTCGCGCCGGCCGGCCACACCGCCTGGACCGGCCTGACCGCCGGTGCGCTGTGGGCGTTCGCCGCGCGTCCGACCGCCCGCCGCGCCCTCATTTTCCTGGGTACGCTGGCCGGCGCGATCGTGCTGCACGCGCTGTGGGACAGCCTCGGTGGCCTGCTGGCGTACCTGGTGCTGGGCCTGATCAGCGTCGGCTGGCTGCTGCTGGAGATGCGCCGCTACCGGACGTTCGCGCCGGTCAGCCAGGCTCGACCGCTAGCTGCTCCGGCCGCGCCTGCCGGATAGGCGTCAGGGTCCCGCTGACCGCGATCAGCACGCAGGCGCTGCCGGCGAACAGGCAGACGGCCGGCACGCCGTACCGGGCCACGGAGGCGGTCAGCATCGCCGCCCCGACCGGGGCGAGCGTCGAGTGGATGGTCCAGTACGCCGACGTGACCCGGCCGAGCAGGTGGTCGGGGGTCACCTCCTGGCGCAGCGACATCGTGCAGATCCCGGCCACGCCGATGCCGAAGATGACGGTGGTCGCGAGCGCCGCCACCATCGGGACGCTGCGGGACATGCCGACCCCCACGATCGCGAGCCCGCACAGGGCGTACGAGCCGATCCAGCAGGCGCCGAAGCCCAGCCCGCGACGGGCCGGCGCGACGACCAGCGCGGCGAGGATGGTGCCGCTGGCGGCCGCCGCGAGCACGTAGCCGACGGTGCCGTCGGGTTGGTTGAGCTCGTGGCCGAGGTAGTAGATGAGGATGTCGGTCAGCCCCAGCGTCAGGAACGTCAGGAACGACAGCAGCACGGTCAGCGAGCGCAGGACGGGGTGCCGCCACAGAAACCGCACGCCGGCCACGAAGTCGCCCCGGGTGACGCCGCGCGCGTTGGCCCGCTCGCGCTCCAGCCCGCCGAGCTTCACGAAGCACAGGCCCACGGCCGAGGCGGCGAACGTCCCGGCGTCGATCGCGATGGCGGCGGTCGGGCCGTACAGGCCGGACAGCACGCCGGCGAGCATCGGGCCGAAGATGCTGGCCATGGCGTACGTGGCGGACAGCCGGGCGTTCGCCTCGGTGAGGCGGTCGGGGTCGACCAGGCCGGGCACCACGGTGACGTAGGTGACCCGGAAGAGCATCGCGAACGCGGCGCCGAGCGGCACGACGGCGTACAGCAGCCAGATCCGTGGGGCGAAGAGCCACATCAGCGGGATGGTCGCGTAGAGCAGGGCCCGCGAGACGTCGCACGCGATCAGCAGGGTACGCCGGTCGATCCGGTCGGCGAGCAGGCCGGCGAAGACGCCCGAGACGATCGACGCGGCGGCCGCCAGCGCGGTGAGCTGGCCCATCTGGGTGACCGAGCCGGTGGCGCGCAGCACGAGCAGCGGCATCGCGACGTACGAGAACGAGTCACCGGCGACGGAGAGAGCCTGTACCGCCCAGAAGAGCGTGAAGTTGCGATCTCGCCACAGCGACCCGGTGGGCATTCCGTATTGGATCACTGACAGGGAGTGGTGGGGAATGGTCAGCGGTATTGATCTCCGTTAACATCCTCACATGGTGCATACGCGAGTACTTCTCATGTTTGGGCGCAGGTGGTGGGCGTACCCACTGACTGTCGTCCTGGCGCTGGCTGCGCTGGCCGCGGCCGTGCGTCCGGCGGACGCCGCCGCCGTTCCGGACATCAGCGTGGTCCAGGGCCGGTACGGCTGGGTGCTGCGCGACGGCGACGGGCGCGAGGTGACCCTGCGCGGGTTCAACGTCTCGGGCAGCACCAAGCTCACCGAGACTGGGCTGCTGCCGTTCCACAGCACGGCCGACGCGGCGAAGTCCGCGCAGGCGATGCGCGACCTCACCGGCGCGAACGCGATCCGGTTCCTGATCAGCTGGGAGGGCGTGCAGCCGGCGCGGGACCGGATCGATACCGCCTACCTGGCGCGGGCGGTGGCGCAGATCCGGGAGTTCACCAACCGGGGCATCTACGTGCTGCTCGACTACCACCAGGACCTGTACTCGGCGCACCTGTTCGACGAGGACAGCTGGTACGACGGCGACGGCGCGCCGAAGTGGGTGATCGACGCGGGCGACTACCCGGACGAGTTCTGCGGGATCTGCTTCCTGTGGGGGCAGAACATGCAGACCAACGCGGCCGTCCGCGAGGCGCAGTACGACTTCTGGCGCAACCACGCGGGCGTGCAGGACGCGTTCCTGAGCCAGGCCGGTACGACGATGGCGTACCTGAAGCAGGCGCTGCCCTCGGCGTCGTTCGCGCGGATCATGGGCTTCGACCCGTGGAACGAGCCCTTCGACGGGGGCCTTTCCGGCGGCACCGGCGTGCAGTGGGAGCAGACCTACCTGGTCCCGTTCTACCAGCGCTTCCGGTCCACGATGGACGCCAACGGCTGGTCCGCGAAGCCCGCCTTCGTCGAGCCGCTCGTCTTCTGGAACACCGTCTACGCCGAGCAGGGCGGCATGGCCGGCCTGCCCGCGTTCGGCGCCCGGTACGTCTTCAACAGCCACTACTACGACGGCCCGCGGTTGACGCTCGACCTGAGCCCGGCCTCGGACGGCGTCTACGCCGGCCCGATGAACCGCATCCGTGACCGCGCGCTGGCGCTGGGCACCGCGCCGTTCGTGTCCGAGTTCGGCAACGCGATGACCAACGACCGGACACCGTGGATGATCCGCGGCATGTACCAGGGCATGGACGCGGGTGTGGCCGGCAAGTCCTGGTGGACCAGCCCGGCCAGCGGCGGCACGGTGCTGTCCAACACGATGTGGCACTGGGACATCTACAGTGGACGGCACGCCTCCGGCGAGTCGGGCGACGCCTGGAACGACGAGGACCACTCGGCGGTGACGGTCAACTCGGCCGGTGCCGTGGTGCCGCGGCTGGACATCCGGGTGCTGGACCGGCTCTTCCCGTCCGCGGTGGGCGGGCAGACGCTGGCGTTCGCGTACGAGGACCTGGCCCGCTCCGGGTACGGCGGCGCCGGCACCCAACAGGCGTGGCTGATCGCGCCGTCCTCCATGCCCGCGGTGTCCAGCCTGGTCAGCGGCCGCCAGTACGGCGTGTTGGTCTGGCGCGGCACGTCGGCCGCGCTGCACCTGCCCGCGTCGTTCACCCCCTCGACGGCCGTGGTGGTCAGCGACGTCCCGTCCAGCGCCGTCGGCATCGCCCTGGAGGAAGGCTCCACGGTGGCCCGCCAGCTCGTCATCTCGGCCCCCACCAACGGCGTCCACGTGGCCCTGGTGGTCAACCCCGGCGTGCCGGTCTCCGCGTCCGCGCTGGCCTCCGCGCGCACCGAACTCCTCGCCT
Coding sequences within:
- a CDS encoding cellulase family glycosylhydrolase codes for the protein MVHTRVLLMFGRRWWAYPLTVVLALAALAAAVRPADAAAVPDISVVQGRYGWVLRDGDGREVTLRGFNVSGSTKLTETGLLPFHSTADAAKSAQAMRDLTGANAIRFLISWEGVQPARDRIDTAYLARAVAQIREFTNRGIYVLLDYHQDLYSAHLFDEDSWYDGDGAPKWVIDAGDYPDEFCGICFLWGQNMQTNAAVREAQYDFWRNHAGVQDAFLSQAGTTMAYLKQALPSASFARIMGFDPWNEPFDGGLSGGTGVQWEQTYLVPFYQRFRSTMDANGWSAKPAFVEPLVFWNTVYAEQGGMAGLPAFGARYVFNSHYYDGPRLTLDLSPASDGVYAGPMNRIRDRALALGTAPFVSEFGNAMTNDRTPWMIRGMYQGMDAGVAGKSWWTSPASGGTVLSNTMWHWDIYSGRHASGESGDAWNDEDHSAVTVNSAGAVVPRLDIRVLDRLFPSAVGGQTLAFAYEDLARSGYGGAGTQQAWLIAPSSMPAVSSLVSGRQYGVLVWRGTSAALHLPASFTPSTAVVVSDVPSSAVGIALEEGSTVARQLVISAPTNGVHVALVVNPGVPVSASALASARTELLAWRTTHFGS
- a CDS encoding PrsW family intramembrane metalloprotease is translated as MAQAYRRWAWVLVLVVGVVLYVLVLRTMVDTKNPNFVPATILLGATVMPATFLTFAQGRSGRWQVPASIIAVAALFGGVIGVVVAGQLEYDALRDLGALPMVGVAVIEECAKLLVPIAILAVLWRRRRDPSDGLVIGVASGMGFAALETMGYAFTALLASNGNIGAVEETLFVRGLLAPAGHTAWTGLTAGALWAFAARPTARRALIFLGTLAGAIVLHALWDSLGGLLAYLVLGLISVGWLLLEMRRYRTFAPVSQARPLAAPAAPAG
- a CDS encoding MFS transporter, with translation MIQYGMPTGSLWRDRNFTLFWAVQALSVAGDSFSYVAMPLLVLRATGSVTQMGQLTALAAAASIVSGVFAGLLADRIDRRTLLIACDVSRALLYATIPLMWLFAPRIWLLYAVVPLGAAFAMLFRVTYVTVVPGLVDPDRLTEANARLSATYAMASIFGPMLAGVLSGLYGPTAAIAIDAGTFAASAVGLCFVKLGGLERERANARGVTRGDFVAGVRFLWRHPVLRSLTVLLSFLTFLTLGLTDILIYYLGHELNQPDGTVGYVLAAAASGTILAALVVAPARRGLGFGACWIGSYALCGLAIVGVGMSRSVPMVAALATTVIFGIGVAGICTMSLRQEVTPDHLLGRVTSAYWTIHSTLAPVGAAMLTASVARYGVPAVCLFAGSACVLIAVSGTLTPIRQARPEQLAVEPG
- a CDS encoding sulfite oxidase, whose translation is MGEAGYDGRRLEQWLAGEARADGFSRRDVMRLSASLGLAALPGLGLTEQSVTADGPILKPLPPELFQVFGTNAETRWEALRDVGYLVPVDRFFVRNHTLTPRVDADTWRLRLYGTGLRGAPTLDSPVEFTYRQLRDLPAETLTAYVECAGNGRSFFAGQQQQSVSGTAWKLGAVGVARWRGVRLSTVLKRAGLTRSAVDVQPVGLDPDFVSGGVNLGPVRRPLPVGKALDDVLLAYEMNGEPLPPDHGFPVRLVVPSWIGIASIKWVGRIEVSDTPLFSPWNTQFYRLFGATYPPEGELVGRQTVKSAFELAWGAQLSAGHKHVLTGRSWSGNGRVRAVEVSTDGGATWRPARPTGLGLARAWQRWEFAWRPPAPGAYTLRARASDVTGATQPDVVPHNSFGYLFGGVVRHPVTVV